The proteins below come from a single Salvelinus fontinalis isolate EN_2023a chromosome 1, ASM2944872v1, whole genome shotgun sequence genomic window:
- the LOC129859433 gene encoding solute carrier family 25 member 16-like, whose protein sequence is MATEAAVSTPGRPTIPNHSQGDYHFVRSFVAGGVAGCCAKSTIAPLDRVKILLQAHSPHYKDLGVVATLRAVPKKEGYLGLYKGNGAMMVRIFPYGAIQFMAFDKYKKILSKQLGISGHIHRLMAGSMAGMTAVICTYPLDVIRARLAYQVKGHHRYTGIGNAFQTIYLKEGGIPGFYKGLIPTLIGMAPYAGFSFFTFGTLKSLGLAHFPELLGRPSSDNPEVMVLKTHVNLLCGGMAGAIAQTISYPLDVARRRMQLGVVLPDSDKCLTLTKTLKYVYSQYGMKKGLYRGLSLNYIRCVPSQAVAFTTYEFMKQTLHLN, encoded by the exons ATGGCAACTGAGGCTGCAGTCTCCACCCCTGGTCGTCCTACAATCCCCAACCACTCTCAGGGGGACTATCACTTTGTCCGCTCCTTCGTAGCTGGAG GTGTAGCTGGATGCTGTGCCAAGTCCACCATCGCTCCTCTGGACAGAGTAAAGATCTTACTGCAAGCCCATAGCCCCCACTACAAAGATCTGG gAGTGGTAGCCACTCTCCGTGCTGTGCCAAAGAAGGAGGGTTACCTGGGGCTGTATAAAGGCAATGGGGCTATGATGGTCAGGATATTCCCCTACGGAGCCATCCAGTTCATGGCCTTCGACAAATACAAGAAGATCCTCAGTAAACAGCTGGGCATCTCTGGACACATCCACAGGCTAATGGCCGGTTCTATGGCAG GGATGACAGCAGTGATATGTACGTACCCTCTGGATGTGATCAGAGCCCGTTTGGCATACCAGGTGAAAGGACACCATCGCTACACAGGCATTGGAAATGCCTTCCAGACTATATACCTAAAG GAAGGAGGCATCCCTGGCTTCTACAAAGGTCTCATCCCAACCCTTATAGGCATGGCTCCATACGCAg GGTTCTCGTTCTTTACCTTCGGCACGTTGAAGAGTCTAGGTCTGGCCCACTTCCCAGAGCTACTGGGGCGACCGTCCTCAGACAACCCAGAGGTGATGGTGCTGAAGACCCACGTCAACCTGCTCTGTGGAGGGATGGCTGGAGCTATCGCACAGACCATTTC CTATCCTCTGGATGTTGCCAGGAGAAGGATGCAGTTAGGAGTGGTGCTTCCTGATTCTGACAAATGTCT TACCCTGACCAAGACTCTGAAGTATGTGTACAGTCAGTATGGGATGAAGAAGGGTCTGTACAGAGGGCTGTCTCTCAACTACATCCGCTGTGTGCCCTCTCAGGCTGTGGCCTTCACCACCTATGAGTTCATGAAGCAAACCCTCCACCTCAACTAG